A section of the Apostichopus japonicus isolate 1M-3 chromosome 1, ASM3797524v1, whole genome shotgun sequence genome encodes:
- the LOC139976520 gene encoding uncharacterized protein, which translates to MVENFLDLARRVLVLSLLSVAIMPISSTVLPNLRRYRTTSTNGRLLVPRDALQTAISDRIDSDFECGNDVSLSLPESLPSADYDQSHYGEIFVAYGTFEELDLDYLPCDLKDRLETSYQSLYFAIPYLSNGHSGLLILAEMSDTKNRLTPPLVTNDKYRFIVDTIDEDGESVTLRVGEDSLTLEVSKNVSCQTDENVGDDFDQVIGESLDNTCYPERFDWGCGSILGWDIGYCKAIKENLCEIQRYNGDVCMHATTSRSVRCPSTLIVTSMNGVFREILPGLFDTLPSESLEAEWVDRYHGAGIKYPCLSQEK; encoded by the exons atGGTTGAAAATTTTCTCGATCTTGCTCGACGAGTCTTGGTCTTAAGTTTGCTATCTGTAGCGATTATGCCAATTTCGTCAACGGTGCTGCCGAATCTCCGACGGTATCGTACCACATCGACCAACGGACGGCTTCTTGTTCCACGCGATGCTCTGCAAACCGCGATTAGTGATCGCATAGACAGCGACTTCGAATGTGGAAATG ACGTCAGCCTGTCACTTCCAGAGTCCCTACCATCGGCAGATTACGACCAATCTCATTACGGGGAAATATTCGTCGCCTATGGAACTTTCGAAGAACTGGATTTGGACTACCTACCGTGTGATTTGAAAGACCGGTTAGAAACGAGCTACCAAAGTTTGTATTTTGCCATCCCTTACCTGAGCAATGGACATTCGGGATTACTCATACTTGCGGAGATGTCAGATACAAAGAACCGTTTAACGCCACCGTTAGTGACGAACGATAAGTATCGTTTTATCGTAGATACCATCGACGAAGACGGAGAGAGTGTAACGTTACGTGTAGGTGAGGACAGCTTGACGCTAGAGGTATCCAAGAACGTTTCTTGTCAAACAGACGAGAACGTTGGAGACGATTTCGATCAAGTTATCGGGGAAAGTCTGGACAATACCTGCTATCCAGAAAGATTTGATTGGGGATGTGGTTCAATCCTGGGTTGGGATATAGGTTATTGTAAGGCCATAAAAGAAAATCTGTGTGAGATTCAGCGATATAATGGTGACGTCTGCATGCATGCTACTACCAGTCGTTCCGTCAGGTGTCCATCTACGTTGATAGTCACATCTATGAATGGTGTTTTTCGTGAAATTCTTCCTGGATTATTTGATACACTCCCATCGGAAAGTCTTGAGGCAGAATGGGTTGATCGATACCACGGTGCTGGTATTAAGTACCCTTGTCTGTCACAAGAGAAATGA